The following are encoded in a window of Impatiens glandulifera chromosome 5, dImpGla2.1, whole genome shotgun sequence genomic DNA:
- the LOC124937395 gene encoding carboxyl-terminal-processing peptidase 3, chloroplastic-like: MIDGYLHEKRLTTFRELWLKYWGLIRETFVDPTFNHQDWDLKLQQTMVEIFPLKSADAAYGKISGMLSTLGDPFTRIISPKVLL; this comes from the exons ATGATTGACGGTTATCTCCATGAAAAAAGGTTAACAACGTTCAGAGAACTCTGGTTGAAGTATTGGGGTTTAATTAGGGAGACATTCGTAGATCCAACTTTCAATCATCAAG ATTGGGATCTTAAGCTACAACAAACAATGGTGGAAATATTTCCACTTAAATCAGCTGATGCAGCATACGGGAAGATCAGTGGAATGCTCTCCACCCTTGGAGATCCTTTCACTCGGATTATCAGTCCTAAGGTTTTACTGTGa